A region from the Salvelinus fontinalis isolate EN_2023a chromosome 23, ASM2944872v1, whole genome shotgun sequence genome encodes:
- the LOC129820859 gene encoding glucose-6-phosphate exchanger SLC37A1-like, which yields MAPVPPGIRFLASFNRDQWYRAFTFGLTFLLYTSFHLSRKPISIVKSELHKNCSALHELSTAGSRQLPSLHTETDCSWKPFDKSNYKQLLGAMDYSFLCAYAVGMYLSGIIGERLPIRLYLTFGMLMSGLFTCLFGLGRIYNIHNLSFYIFVQVANGLVQTTGWPSVVTCIGNWFGKGRRGLIMGIWNSHTSVGNILGSLIAGYWVSSNWGLSFIVPGLVIAAMGVVCFLFLIEHPNDLKSVHDVQNPGSSNTLTNSWKGVNGHNQLYHSYKQGGKSQNWDTELLLPVQQVVVVKSESEPSAISFMGALRIPGVIEFSLCLLFAKLVSYTFLFWLPLYITKAAHLDAKTAGELSTLFDVGGIVGGILAGVISDKLGKRATTCAVMLLLAAPTLYGFSLISEFGLGPTIGMLLVCGGLVNGPYALITTAVSADLGTHKSLKGNSRALSTVTAIIDGTGSVGAAIGPLLAGVLSSRGWNQVFYMLMAADFLALLLLLRLVTKELTSSNVVKPRSGSTTVEMKEH from the exons ATGGCCCCCGTGCCACCTGGCATCCGCTTCCTGGCGTCCTTCAACAGAGACCAGTG gtaCAGAGCCTTCACCTTTGGCCTTACCTTCCTGCTGTACACCAGTTTCCACCTGTCCAGAAAACCCATCAGCATtgtcaag AGTGAGCTGCATAAGAACTGCTCAGCTCTCCATGAACTCTCCACGGCAGGTAGTAGGCAGCTGCCGAGcctccacacagagacagactgcagCTGGAAACCCTTTG ATAAAAGCAACTATAAGCAGCTTCTGGGAGCCATGGACTACTCCTTCCTCTGTGCCTATGCTGTGGGAATGTACCTCAG TGGCATCATCGGCGAGCGCCTGCCTATTCGTCTGTACCTGACGTTCGGCATGCTGATGAGTGGCCTTTTCACCTGTCTGTTTGGTCTGGGCCGCATCTACAACATCCACAACCTCAGCTTCTATATATTTGTCCAG GTGGCCAATGGCTTGGTTCAGACTACTGGCTGGCCCAGTGTGGTCACGTGCATCGGGAACTGGTTTGGGAAGGGAAG GAGGGGTCTGATCATGGGCATATGGAACTCCCATACCTCAGTGGGCAACATCCTGGGCTCTTTGATCGCAGGTTACTGGGTCTCCTCCAACTGGGGCCTGTCCTTCATCGTCCCCGGCCTCGTCATTGCTGCCATGGGCGTCGTCTGCTTCCTCTTCCTCATCGAGC ATCCAAATGATTTGAAAAGCGTCCATGATGTACAGAACCCTGGTTCCAGCAACACT CTGACCAATAGCTGGAAAGGGGTGAATGGACATAACCAGCTCTATCATTCGTACAAACAAGGAGGAAAATCtcag AACTGGGACACAGAGCTGCTGCTCCCTGTAcagcaggtggtggtggtgaagagcGAATCGGAGCCCTCGGCCATCAGCTTCATGGGAGCGCTACGCATACCG GGAGTGATCGAGTTCTCTCTGTGTTTGCTGTTTGCCAAGCTGGTCAGCTACACCTTCCTCTTCTGGTTGCCGCTCTACATCACGAAAGCAG cTCACCTAGATGCCAAGACGGCCGGAGAGCTCTCCACTCTGTTTGACGTGGGAGGAATTGTGG ggGGAATCCTGGCTGGGGTCATATCTGATAAGCTGGGAAAGAGGGCCACTACCTGTGCAGTGATGCTGCTGCTGGCTGCTCCTACT CTTTATGGCTTTTCTCTGATCAGTGAGTTCGGACTGGGACCCACCATCG GTATGCTGCTGGTGTGTGGAGGGCTAGTGAATGGACCATATGCCCTTATTACAACAGCAGTGTCTGCTGatctg GGAACACACAAGAGCCTGAAGGGCAACTCCAGAGCCCTTTCTACTGTCACAGCTATCATCGATGGCACAGGATCAGTAG GTGCAGCGATTGGCCCCCTCCTGGCAGGAGTGTTGTCGTCACGGGGATGGAACCAGGTCTTCTACATGCTGATGGCAGCTGACTTCCTAGCACTGTTG CTGTTGCTGCGGCTGGTGACTAAGGAGCTGACCTCTTCTAACGTGGTTAAACCTCGTTCTGGCAGCACAACAGTAGA AATGAAGGAGCACTAA